From Mercenaria mercenaria strain notata chromosome 17, MADL_Memer_1, whole genome shotgun sequence, the proteins below share one genomic window:
- the LOC123537395 gene encoding uncharacterized protein LOC123537395, whose translation MRIVLAVVQFAILYTIVHGHGRLHKPPSRATMWRHGYSNPHDTSDSGGNCGGAYKQHQVNGGKCGVCGDAYDDNQPAHEAGGKYANGIIVATYQVGQTIDVEFELTANHLGNAQFRLCQNNDPNKRVKQECFDKHLLKLENGDTKYEVGTSKNVKYKVRLPADVNCTACVLQWRYTAGNNWGTDPATGKSGKGLGPQETFQACADVAIIGNVANTNKPPATGPKEDGDETENDTDEEWNGKDADEEEYITSSSSKCSCTDVVTPAMCHTLPSRRWSNRH comes from the exons ATGAGGATCGTACTTGCGGTTGTTCAGTTTGCTATTCTGTATACCATCGTCCACGGTCATGGTCGACTGCATAAACCCCCTTCAAGGGCTACTATGTGGAGACATGGTTATTCCAATCCCCACGATACTAGTGACTCGGGAGGCAACTGCGGCGGCGCTTAT AAACAACATCAGGTGAATGGGGGTAAGTGTGGAGTGTGCGGAGACGCTTATGATGACAACCAGCCAGCACACGAAGCTGGAGGGAAATATGCAAATGGTATAATAGTCGCAACATACCAAGTAGGGCAAACCATCGATGTCGAATTCGAGCTAACAGCTAATCACTTGGGTAATGCACAATTCAGACTATGTCAAAATAACGACCCGAACAAGAGGGTGAAACAAGAATGTTTTGACAAGCATTTGCTAAAGTTAGAGAACGGTGACACAAAATATGAAGTTGGCACGTCGAAAAACGTGAAATACAAAGTCAGATTACCTGCTGATGTAAATTGCACGGCCTGTGTCCTACAGTGGCGATACACAGCTGGCAATAATTGGGGAACGGACCCGGCTACTGGGAAGTCAGGCAAAG GTCTAGGACCACAAGAAACATTTCAGGCATGCGCTGACGTTGCTATCATAGGTAATGTTGCAAATACGAATAAGCCGCCTGCTACTGGTCCGAAAGAAGACGGCGATGAGACAGAGAATGATACAGACGAAGAATGGAATGGCAAAGATGCAGATGAAGAAGAGTATAttaccagtagtagtagtaaatgCAGCTGCACAGACGTCGTAACGCCAGCAATGTGCCACACTCTTCCAAGTCGAAGGTGGAGTAATCGCCATTGA